A stretch of the Aphis gossypii isolate Hap1 chromosome 2, ASM2018417v2, whole genome shotgun sequence genome encodes the following:
- the LOC114129576 gene encoding ubiquitin carboxyl-terminal hydrolase puf isoform X1, producing the protein MCECETCIEFSKLLKPYRDASAKNDFSCVILSKSEVNQLVVFVQAFMQRQCLGGFQDRKNYEQFQWITQCFVLLMTNLLKSYKGQDNIIYPARDDDDAESSRKWENLLANFKDEELQWTLAEMEKPLHLMTKVFLMNFPLYVAVKQYPHYKTEEVTQQEVSAMNHYCDVQEIDMPLLLLRTVNMFCRVGGLEAIMSCFDYESLPLTIANPIVILACNVKLWLNYHTNVHVFVPLRSKVLRFMCNLSDKELRTPAAKTMADFMWSSNKDGHTSNLDKDGLELAFKYFTSPTLTMRLAGISQINSHIGSLNELVHVTAATLSTSSQSNDMVTIEQIGHNLATWLVHRKIISHVFGPNLHVEVIKQCSITLNFLASEGKITNEHIDTIWQAAQLKHCSKQVFDLLPGFIKHLEPAPVLHLYHLLRKLEPKEHTEQSLFLASALTKFIWSSMATTARSHEFSIPKMSRIVSIRDGRRIVRSNDMSTSENSASLNSNSEGESSDERSDMSDGPTPRKKPKKENIFVYSDNESLVLEGAKIEEIDDDFDINEKDIIRPSKPLGMCKIRHCVRKKAMRDTRMRVMKPCNSSDEDSDKVQINHCKLVKGSKLQKPRGKINNHKKIRNLKMRCIRTDCTEDDSESEGEEDDDEEDEDEDEDIEDEDSESMEAMEIGISPIDTTSDQQVPSTLINRQMLEDYSGDENSMSSRMSNKSDKNMADFDGEDSGCDEELLQLAARAQTHLSTQQLNHMAFHSNFQTSKNVHPCTQNITTTISNQFNIENVCKPGSTLLWDLLQDDNITLLGESLALEAEKALFNLVCFNTDRAIRMKFIEGCLENIQKNKSVVISLRLLPKLFASFHQFRGASLANLNVGMDTRQVTLWAVKHHSMIDRVFNNFREYCKQHADNSFEDSGFYSHQIHIEARLQFLTHIYSSIGLPDTIKLTIDELDTLWNCLVSDEICRDELFNWLLRQVRCREQHTFNVETLTHLYCEKLLSLAPESYTMTALSLFTQLCNMAQQQVSSDYLLLARNGHAAAMEHLSRIALKASNNDVSMAAIQYINNYYMMNLQLDKEDKFISECVSNLSVAADTLNDKEESSLLYIQRALLLLKTHLETFKRKYAYHLRKWTLEGHGIMSHVIQNDKNAATIRLNISPAMLDEKLTLDMPSTDYIADMRAEIAHWWESQNDNLAVQKISSDGNIRMIALGQEITSDFDEKTIQETGLKDNQIIYLSLSTSRKKKLGDQDLPGSTQFVPTKESSPTLLLLQPKNFEVLFGLMHTLGSMKTIDEEENELLHGKAQVLSRSVWDILTILPTSPSMLECFKHFPTHESKEKCQVWLKKDLDPSNLQKLMYSLYIVESLVQVGVEKNSDEDEMMLEVSTNGLSNSWGEYFIEKGGLEHLFTILLSGTLQGNSEWHQDCLAHLLKLLCQLGVSPNDRRQLDQFEGLGFDPYFRPRKSHIKKQANLVVPKLNKEMLKLMKIDLVIPRLMSILNELSYPGHPKDIKTGFWGRAQVIHFLMTLVLSWSHSVNGICEALLESNQFSMWLCNLVLEDPDPLVRHEICVALYRLCAVPPANRTAATLLLSQLIKFLDKAECMQPQNIRHENSMRITDEDKLNYGPACRDYFWLMCRLVNCLPNDIIQESIKFPPKCIIDIEALAIRVWESIASRDFIETHYSGLQDDGLIGLLNLMSNILGHKPPFKFSKHSHKVLDTVFEFLFALPDPQNRQLPKCKSESARSSAYDLLVELVKETPKNYEYLYKKLLEQHSNDLNRLPYLWDYWPHDDGRSSCGYVGLTNLGATCYMASCMQHLFMMPQARRSILEAKCDESNKHASILVELKRMFAYLLESERKTYNPRSFCKVYTMDQQLLNTGEQKDMAEFFIDLVSKLEEMTPELKTLVKTLFGGVISNNVVSLDCDHVSRTLEEFYTVRCQVADMRNLYESLDEVTLKDTLDGDNMYTCSQCEKKVRAEKRACFKKLPQILCFNTMRYTFNMVTMMKEKVNTHFSFPMILDMSGYVEKHLMPQHYLEEKEMNENKGTERLDENYQYELIGVTVHTGTADGGHYYSFIRNRERTNKSQTPSTDQWYLFNDAEVKLFDASQLAAECFGGEMTSKTYDSVTDKYMDLSFEKTNSAYMLFYELVKPTDPEIEEHNTSNDIEMCPPIKLSSELEGWIWRDNRQFLQDKNIFESAYFQFMWQICACIPQSLEDTDELAELATKLTSAFFLETYIHAKERSTLMQWTDLLTKQFSASQSGSEWFLQQMSVDGWWPLKIFIKCPNQIIRQTFLKLCMHVIQQTRPYICFFNDTFMNNDKSEYMKPCVSCLTSFIRTVVSLMEQNIKNCIRNMTEYFAMLHEFSKLGDEESKFLIAIQCITTVVNFYLSLKGHEFNDNPNNINGADCEEEEEDIIPMSNADRNKPPLSLEKLIALVVSLVEKSRNISGQLELSDNDLYVLQGMKGFPFIIQQVKDNTNLHMTKNLIFSLCRNDSSQKNALLANEIISQILNIIQKNVNNSEITQPFFKMLTLLSEGSVSGNGGLPSFTEFILRLLWQSTENGPQVALEWLGLQVPRNKQVSAWVLNGMDTWVERFLLAHGNARVRSAASMLLVSLVPNTQFRQAYRSARGMCTLQKEVLLASDAKETLHEIFKFLLNLLKMAKEYTDTTQHGSSKLTAYFVLLNYFLISRTEKLMFGPHLVELWQLFHPKLSEPAIAIHHNKQSLLMLFYNVLSDCIENVQILVQDPYFVKNIAFNYILADHDDQEVVIFNRTMLPAYYGLLRICCQHSRIFSRQLAGHQNISWAFKNISPHPTQYAAAVDELFKLLQLFIKKFPDSTDQEIIEINQYRRETIQLYVSNLDGKAGWGTLIPVAKILLENDEDKLYFIHNRGLEMCFEGFQTLHNMYHEATACHVTGDLIDMLALIVDITKCLQKSHEQNKLTEKETPRTIILTYKEWPDLLRKLVTLLNTYNPKEMRQSVLDLLKVLVVLMPMEVINVLQPILTHCHAVCMDSNNGMPIGPYFPRRGHKVPMLSLKSNTRPIRPMVQMALTHNQLDLTKGCDPHYDTELSAFYAPYHDFIDVMCRTAVNNDCLTEPLVALNAMIGYESIPLHHTFFPKFWLDVHNMNGSNLPYLRLLSKNNYFVDYLESTLIEERLSLNNDVIYDFVRTFFPEMAASVLSHHTFELLESVIYNLPNDLEKLGELETEKRMLSNLRALRVCSLVKPPVQELKVVLNNIKMAAQKLIDKMCPSTSEETDEKDEDEQLSLLRSIEITATEFIDAIPLPKHENLPSDLEDKDIAGPPDKT; encoded by the exons TTGCAAATCCAATTGTTATACTTGCTTGTAATGTAAAACTATGGCTAAACTATCATACAAATGTTCATGTATTTGTTCCATTGAGGTCAAAAGTTCTAAGGTTTATGTGTAACTTATCTGATAAGGAATTGAGAACTCCTGCAGCTAAAACTATGGctg attttatgtGGAGTTCAAACAAGGATGGACATACTTCTAATTTAGATAAAGATGGTCTTGAATTggcatttaagtattttacatcCCCGACTTTAACGATGAGGCTAGCAGGAATATCTCAAATCAATAGCCATATAGGATCCTTAAATGAACTTGTTCATGTGACTGCAGCAACATTATCAACATCATCACAATCCAATGATATGGTTACTATCGAACAGATTGGACACAATTTAGCAACTTGGCTTGTTCATCGTAAAATTATATCTCATGTATTTGGGCCAAATTTACATGTTGAA gtAATTAAACAGTGTAGTAttacacttaattttttagcTTCAGAAGGTAAAATTACTAATGAACATATTGATACAATTTGGCAAGCAGCACAGTTAAAACATTGTAGTAAAcaagtttttgatttattacctGGTTTTATCAAACACTTAGAACCTGCTCCTGTTTTACACTTATATCATTTACTAAGAAAATTAGAACCAAAAGAGCATACTGaacaa agCTTATTTTTGGCATCAGCTCTTACCAAATTTATTTGGTCAAGTATGGCAACTACAGCACGAAGTCATGAATTTTCCATTCCAAAAATGTCAAGGATTGTAAGTATACGTGATGGCCGTAGAATAGTGCGTTCTAATGATATGAGTACATCAGAAAATAGTGCTAGTCTTAATAGCAATTCTGAGGGTGAATCTAGTGATGAACGAAGTGATATGAGCGATGGTCCAACTCCTAggaaaaaacctaaaaaagaaaacatttttgtttattctgATAATG aatcatTAGTTTTAGAAGGAGCAAAAATAGAAGAAATAGATGatgattttgatattaatgaaaaagatattattagaCCATCTAAACCATTAGGTATGTGCAAAATAAGGCATTGTGTCAGAAAGAAAGCAATGAGAGATACAAGAATGAGAGTTATGAAACCATGTAACTCTAGTGATGAAGATTCAGATAAAGttcaaataaatcattgtaaactAGTAAAAGGAAGCAAACTTCAAAAACCAAgaggaaaaattaataacc acaaaaaaatacgaaatctTAAAATGAGATGTATTAGAACTGATTGTACTGAAGATGATTCTGAATCTGAAGGCGAAGAAGACGATGACGAGGAAGATGAAGATGAAGATGAAGATATTGAAGATGAAGATAGTGAATCAATGGAAGCCATGGAAATTGGAATATCACCCATTGATACTACTTCAGACCAGCAAGTACCATCTACACTTATAAATAGACAAATGCTAGAAGATTATAGTGGAGATGAGAACAGTATGTCATCACGTATGTCAAATAAATCTGACAAAAATATGGCTGATTTTGATGGAGAGGATTCTGGCTGTGACGAGGAATTATTGCAACTTGCTGCACGTGCTCAGACTCACTTATCAACACAACAGTTAAACCATATGGCATTCCATTCTAATTTTCAAACCAGTAAAAATGTGCATCCTTGTACtcaaaatataactacaaCAATATCTAACCAGTTCAATAtagaaaatgtttgtaaaccTGGTTCAACTTTATTGTGGGATTTACTTCaagatgataatatt acaCTCTTGGGTGAATCATTAGCTTTGGAAGCAGAAAAAGCattgtttaatttagtatGTTTTAATACTGATCGTGCTATCCGAATGAAATTTATTGAAGGCTGTTTAgagaatatacaaaaaaataa atctGTAGTTATTTCATTAAGATTATTACCTAAGCTGTTTGCATCGTTTCATCAATTCCGAGGAGCTTCATTAGCTAACCTTAATGTTGGGATGGATACCCGTCAGGTGACTCTCTGGGCTGTTAAACATCACAGTATGATTGATCgagtatttaacaattttcggGAGTATTGTAAACAACATGCCGATAACTCATTTGAAGATTCAGGATTTTACTCTCATCAAATTCATATAGAAGCTAGGTTACAATTTTTGACTCATATATATTCTTCAATTGGACTTCCAGATACTATTAA GCTAACTATTGATGAACTGGATACATTATGGAATTGTTTGGTATCTGATGAAATTTGTCgagatgaattatttaattggttaTTACGTCAAGTCCGTTGTCGGGAACaacatacatttaatgttGAAACTTTGACACATTTGTACTgtgaaaaattgttatcattagCACCAGAAAGTTATACTATGACTGCTCTCAGCTTATTTACACAACTATGTAATATGGCTCAACAACAGGTATCCAGTGATTATTTGTTGTTAGCAAGAAATGGACATGCAGCTGCTATGGAACACTTATCAAGAATTGCATTAAAAGCATCAAATAATG ATGTAAGCATGGCtgctatacagtatataaacaattattatatgatgaaTTTACAACTTGATAAGGAAGACAAGTTTATTAGTGAGTGTGTATCAAATTTGTCTGTAGCTGCTGATACTTTAAATGATAAAGAAGAATCCAGTCTTCTTTATATACAACGGGCtttgttacttttaaaaactcaTTTAGAAACATTTAAGAGAAAGTATGCTTATCATTTAAGAAAATGGACTTTAGAAGGACATGGTATTATGAGCCATGTAATTCAGAATGATAAAAATGCAGCAactattagattaaatatcaGTCCTGCTATGTTAGATGAAAAATTAACTCTTGACATGCCTAGTACAGACTATATAGCTGATATGAGAGCTGAAATAGCTCATTGGTGGGAAAGTCAGAATGATAATTTAGCTGTTCAAAAAATATCTTCAGATGGTAATATACGAATGATTGCATTAGGCCAAGAAATAACATcagattttgatgaaaaaaccATTCAAGAAACTGGATTAAAAGATAaccaa ataatatacttatcatTGAGTACTTCTCGTAAGAAGAAACTTGGTGACCAAGATTTACCAGGATCTACGCAATTTGTACCAACTAAAGAGAGTTCACCGACATTATTGCTTTTGCAGCCTAAAAACTTTGAAGTACTGTTTGGTCTCATGCATACTCTTGGATCAATGAAAACAATTGATGAAGaagaa aATGAATTATTACACGGAAAAGCTCAAGTATTATCAAGAAGTGTTTGGGATATTTTGACTATTCTTCCAACTAGTCCTTCAATGTTAGAATGTTTTAAACACTTTCCGACTCAtgaatcaaaagaaaaatgtcaagtttggttaaaaaaagatttagatccatcaaatttacaaaaattaatgtattcattatatattgtcGAGTCATTAGTTCAGGTAggtgttgaaaaaaattcagaTGAAGATGAAATGATGTTAgag gtatcaaCAAATGGATTATCTAATTCTTGgggtgaatattttattgaaaaaggaGGTTTAGAACATCTCTTTACTATTTTGTTATCCG gtaCACTTCAGGGTAACAGTGAATGGCATCAAGATTGCTTGGctcatttacttaaattacttTGTCAACTTGGTGTGTCACCAAATGATAGGCGGCAGTTAGATCAATTTGAAGGACTAGGTTTTGATCCTTATTTTCGGCCAAGAAAATCACACATTAAAAAGCAAGCTAATCTAGTTGTGCCAAAACTTaacaaa gaaaTGTTAAAACTTATGAAGATAGATTTGGTGATACCTAGATTGATGAGTATTTTAAATGAGTTATCTTATCCTGGACACCCTAAAGATATAAAAACTGGCTTTTGGGGTCGTGCTcaagttattcattttttaatgactttaGTTTTATCGTGGTCTCACAGTGTAAATGGTATTTGTGAAGCACTTTTAGAATCTAATCAATTCTCCATGTGGCTTTGCAATCTCGTTCTTGAAGATCCAGATCCATTAGTTAGACATGAAATATGTGTTGCGTTATATCGACTTTGCGCTGTACCTCCAGCAAATCGTACCGCAGCTACATTACTTTTATCTCAGTTAATTAAGTTCCTAGATAAGGCTGAATGCATGCAACCACAAAATATAAGACATGaa AATTCAATGAGGATTACTGATGAAGATAAACTTAATTATGGACCAGCTTGCCGAGATTATTTTTGGCTTATGTGTCGACTTGTTAATTGCTTACCAAATGACATCATTCAAG aaagtattaaatttccaccaaaatgtattattgatattgaagCATTGGCAATACGTGTTTGGGAATCAATTGCATCTAgagattttattgaaacacaTTATAGTGGCCTCCAGGATGATGGTTTAATTGGActcttaaatttaatgtcaaaTATACTGGGACATAAACCtccttttaaatttagtaaacatAGTCATAAAGTTTTAGACACG gttTTTGAGTTCTTGTTTGCTTTGCCTGATCCTCAGAATCGACAGTTGCCTAAATGTAAATCTGAAAGTGCTCGATCTTCAGCTTATGATTTATTAGTTGAATTAGTAAAAGAAACTCCCaaaaactatgaatatttatacaaaaaattattagaacagCATAgtaatg atttAAATCGACTTCCATATTTATGGGATTATTGGCCTCATGATGATGGTCGATCTAGTTGTGGGTATGTTGGTTTAACAAATCTTGGTGCCACTTGTTATATGGCCTCTTGTATGcagcatttatttatgatgCCACAAGCAAGACGATCTATACTTGAAGCAAAATGTGATGAGTCTAATAAACATGCATCCATATTGGTCGAGCTAAAGAGAATGTTCGCTTATTTATtg gAAAGCGaaagaaaaacttataatcCTCGTAGCTTTTGTAAAGTTTATACAATGGATCAACAACTTTTAAATACTGGTGAACAAAAGGACATGgctgaattttttattgaccTTGTATCTAAACTAGAAGAAATGACTCCTGAATTAAAAACACTTGTTAAAACATTGTTTGGAGGTGTAATTAGCAATAATGTTGTTTCATTG GATTGTGACCATGTTAGTAGAACTTTAGAAGAGTTTTACACTGTAAGATGTCAAGTAGCGGATATGAGAAATTTGTATGAATCTCTCGATGAAGTTACATTAAAAGATACTTTAGATGgggataatatgtatacttgtTCTCAGTGTGAGAAGAAAGTTCGTGCAGAAAAAAG GGcttgtttcaaaaaattaccACAAATTCtttgttttaatacaatgagatatacatttaatatggtAACTATGATGAAAGAAAAAGTAAACACCCACTTTTCATTTCCCATGATACTTGACATGTCTGGGTATGTTGAAAAACACTTGATGCCTCAGCATTATCTGGAAGAAAAAgaaatgaatgaaaataaaggAACAGAGCGATTGGATGAAAACTATCAATATGAACTAATTGGTGTTACAGTTCATACAGGAACAGCAGATGGGGGTCATTATTATAGCTTTATACGAAACCGAGAACGTACAAATAAGTCTCAAACACCAAGTACTGATCAATGgtatttattcaatgatgcagaagtaaaattgtttgatgCTAGCCAGTTAGCAGCTGAATGCTTTGGTGGAGAAATGACG agtaAAACCTATGATTCAGTAACAGACAAGTACATGGACTTgagttttgaaaaaacaaacagtgcttatatgttattttatgaactTGTTAAGCCAACAGATCCAGAAATTGAAGAACATAATACTTCTAATGATATAGAAATGTGTCCaccaataaaattaagtagtgAATTAGAAGGATGGATTTGGAGAGATAATAGACAATTTTtacaagataaaaatatatttgaaagtgCTTATTTTCA ATTTATGTGGCAAATATGTGCATGTATTCCTCAATCTTTAGAAGATACAGATGAATTAGCTGAACTTGCTACAAAATTAACTTCagctttttttttggaaacttATATACATGCTAAAGAACGT tctaCTTTAATGCAATGGACAGACTTGTTAACTAAGCAGTTTAGTGCTTCACAATCGGGTTCTGAATGGTTTCTACAACAAATGAGTGTTGATGGATGGTGGCcacttaagatttttattaaatgtccaaatcaaataataagacAGACATTTCTTAAATTGTGTATGCATGTAATTCAGCAAACTag gccatatatttgttttttcaatgatacttttatgaataatgataaaagtGAATATATGAAACCTTGTGTATCATGTCTAACTTCATTTATCCGTACAGTAGTATCttta atggaacaaaatatcaaaaattgtattcgtaATATGACTGAATATTTTGCAATGTTACATGAATTTAGTAAATTAGGTGATGAAGAAAGCAAATTTCTGATAGCTATTCAATGTATTACTACAGTTGTTAACTTTTACTTGAGTTTAAAAGGACATGAATTT aatgataatcctaataatattaatggtgCTGACTGTGAAGAGGAAGAAGAAGACATAATTCCAATGTCAAATGCAGATCGAAATAAGCCACCTTTATctcttgaaaaattaattgctCTAGTAGTTTCATTGGTAGAAAAATCAAGAAATATTAGTGGTCAATTAGAGCTATCAGACAATGATTTGTATGTTTTACAAGGAATGAag gggTTTCCATTTATAATTCAACAAGTGAaagataatacaaatttacacatgacaaaaaatcttatattttctttatgcCGTAATGATTCATCACAAAAGAATGCTTTACTTGCTAATGAAATTATCagccaaattttaaatatcatacaaaaaaatgttaataattctGAA ATTACTCAgccatttttcaaaatgttaactttacTATCTGAAGGTAGTGTTAGTGGTAATGGTGGATTACCATCTTTTACTGAATTCATATTAAGACTTTTATGGCAGTCAACTGAAAATGGGCCCCAAGTAGCATTAGAATGGCTTGGTCTCCAAGTGCCTCGAAACAAGCAAGTATCTGCTTGGGTACTTAATGGTATGGACACATGGGTTGAACGATTTTTATTAGCACATGGAAATGCTCGAGTTCGATCAG ctgCCAGTATGTTATTGGTATCATTGGTTCCAAATACTCAATTTCGACAAGCATATAGATCAGCAAGGGGCATGTGTACATTACAAAAAGAAGTATTATTGGCATCAGATGCAAAGGAAACACTGcatgaaatattcaaatttcttttaaatctcTTAAAAATGGCTAAAGAATATACAGATACAACCCAACATGGATCATCTAAACTAACTGCCTACTTTGTTTTgctcaattattttttgatatcaagaacagaaaaattaatg tttgGACCACATTTAGTTGAACTTTGGCAATTATTTCATCCAAAACTTTCTGAACCAGCCATAGCAATACATCATAACAAACAAAGCTTATTGATGTTATTCTATAATGTTTTATCAGATTGTATAGAAAATGTGCAAATACTTGTTCAAGATCCGTactttgtgaaaaatatagcattcaattatatttt AGCTGATCATGACGACCAAGAAGTGGTAATTTTCAATCGCACCATGTTACCAGCATATTATGGCCTTTTAAGAATATGTTGTCAACATTCTAGAATATTTTCTAGGCAATTGGCTGGGCATCAAAATATTAGTTGGGCTTTTAAGAACATTTCTCCACACCCTACTCAATATGCAGCT gcTGTTGATGAATTGTTTAAACTATtgcaactatttattaaaaaattcccGGATTCAACTGATcaagaaattattgaaataaaccaATATAGAAGAGAAACAATACAGTTATATGTATCAAACTTAGATGGAAAAGCTGGCTGGGGTACTTTAATACCAGTTGCTAAAATTCTTTTGGAAAATGATgaggataaattatattttattcataaccgTGGCTTGGAAATGTGTTttgaa GGTTTTCAAACATTACATAACATGTACCATGAAGCTACTGCTTGCCATGTAACTGGTGACTTAATTGATATGCTTGCCTTAATTGTTGATATCACAAAGTGTTTACAAAAAAGTCATGAACAGAACAAATTGACTGAAAAAGAAACACcacgtactataatattgacttATAAAGAATGGCCAGATTTGTTAAGAAAATTAGTTACATtacttaatacatacaatCCTAAAGAAATGAGACAATCAGTATTAG atctaCTTAAAGTACTTGTTGTATTAATGCCTATGGAAGTTATTAATGTACTTCAACCAATATTAACACATTGCCATGCTGTATGTATGGACAGTAATAATGGTATGCCTATTGGTCCATATTTTCCTCGTCGTGGACATAAAGTGCCCATGCTaagtttaaaatcaaacacTAGGCCTATTAGACCTATGGTTCAAATGGCTTTAACACATAACCAATTAGACTTAACTaaa ggcTGTGATCCTCATTATGATACAGAATTATCTGCATTTTATGCACCATATCACGATTTTATTGATGTGATGTGTCGTACTGCTGTTAATAATGACTGTTTGACTGAACCTCTTGTAGCACTTAATGCAATGATTGGTTATGAATCTATTCCTTTACATCATACTTTTTTCCCAAAGTTTTGGCtcgatgtacataatatgaat ggttCTAACTTACCGTATTTAAGAttgttatctaaaaataattactttgtgGACTATTTGGAATCTACACTTATTGAGGAACgtctaagtttaaataatgatgttatatatgattttgttAGAACTTTTTTTCCGGAG ATGGCTGCTAGTGTACTATCACATCACACTTTTGAATTATTGGAAAGTGTTATATATAACTTGCCAAATGACTTGGAAAAATTGGGTGAATTAGAAACTGAAAAAAGGATGTTATCTAATCTAAGGGCTCTAAGAGTTTGCTCTTTAGTTAAACCTCCTGTTCAAGAACTTAAAGTAgtactaaacaatattaaaatggcAGCTCAAAAACTAATAGACAAAATGTGCCCTTCAACTtcag aagaaACCGATGAAAAAGATGAAGATGAACAGTTATCATTATTACGTAGTATTGAAATTACTGCTACTGAATTTATAGATGCCATTCCCTTACCAAAACATGAAAATTTGCCTAGCGACTTGGAAGATAAAGACATTGCTGGGCCACCAGATAAGACTTAA